In Geminocystis sp. NIES-3708, a single window of DNA contains:
- a CDS encoding type IV pilus twitching motility protein PilT, with protein MTQSSDRQRKQPLPVPPLISQTKPQGITNIEDKTNINPDDSVISLGKNTNSLQPFNIPDLDDDDFDSEEKTQINTPGMLPPLNNQGKFPPLSPPPLSSSPRSPLNNKNIQSKAQNNTPVGGIPPLNSSSAPPRMTAKPGETDVRKGSVMDRSPAPASLRAGPQGAARSSTPPVGRAPGQPSLHELVQIAYDNGYSDVHLGVGEFPRMRDRGEMMILEEYPEIDLNTFMSWLREILRDDEIQRFKKELEFDGATQYDFARVRINVFDTLRGPALVLRLIPLKILTLEQLRLPPIFRDICDAHKGLILVTGPTGSGKSTTLAAMVDHINSEHAKHIITIEDPVEFVHKSRKSLIKQREVGMHTLKFDNALKASLREDPDIILVGEMRDKETVNTALKAAQTGHLVMGTLHTNSAVKTLERIFTLYTAEEQPAMRSAIAESLVGIIAQGLCRTTDGKRAAYHDILINTETVKDYILSNKYEEIGMLMAEGEFDGMITMNKSLFELYQEGRITEETALERSPTRNEMAMMLRGRV; from the coding sequence ATGACACAATCTTCTGATCGCCAAAGAAAGCAACCTTTACCAGTACCTCCCTTAATTTCCCAAACAAAGCCTCAAGGAATAACTAATATAGAAGATAAAACAAATATTAATCCTGATGATTCTGTTATCTCTTTAGGAAAAAACACAAATTCCCTTCAACCATTTAATATTCCTGATTTAGATGACGATGATTTTGACTCGGAAGAAAAGACGCAAATCAATACACCCGGTATGTTACCACCATTAAACAATCAGGGCAAATTTCCCCCATTAAGTCCTCCTCCTTTATCTTCTTCTCCTCGATCACCTCTTAATAATAAAAATATACAATCAAAAGCTCAAAATAATACGCCCGTAGGAGGAATTCCCCCTTTAAATTCTTCTTCAGCACCTCCTCGAATGACAGCTAAACCCGGAGAAACAGATGTTCGTAAAGGTTCAGTTATGGACAGATCTCCTGCACCCGCATCTTTAAGAGCCGGTCCTCAAGGAGCAGCTCGTTCTTCAACTCCCCCAGTAGGAAGAGCACCGGGACAACCGTCCCTCCATGAGTTAGTACAGATAGCCTATGACAATGGTTATTCTGATGTGCATTTAGGGGTGGGTGAATTTCCTCGAATGCGTGATCGTGGAGAAATGATGATTTTAGAGGAGTATCCCGAAATTGATCTTAATACTTTCATGAGTTGGTTACGAGAAATTTTACGAGATGATGAAATACAAAGGTTTAAAAAAGAATTAGAATTTGATGGGGCGACTCAATACGATTTTGCAAGGGTTCGGATTAACGTTTTTGATACTTTAAGAGGACCTGCTTTAGTGTTACGTTTAATTCCTCTCAAAATCTTAACTTTAGAACAATTGCGTCTTCCTCCCATTTTCAGAGATATTTGTGATGCCCATAAAGGTTTAATTTTGGTTACAGGACCAACGGGTTCAGGTAAATCAACCACTCTAGCGGCAATGGTGGATCATATCAATAGTGAACACGCAAAACATATTATCACCATTGAAGATCCAGTAGAATTTGTTCATAAAAGTCGTAAATCTCTCATTAAACAACGAGAAGTTGGAATGCACACCCTTAAGTTTGATAACGCCTTAAAAGCCTCTCTTCGGGAAGATCCCGACATTATCCTTGTAGGGGAAATGCGAGATAAGGAAACTGTGAATACCGCCCTTAAAGCGGCTCAAACAGGTCACTTAGTTATGGGTACTTTACATACCAATAGTGCGGTTAAAACCCTTGAACGTATTTTCACCCTTTATACCGCCGAAGAGCAACCAGCTATGAGATCAGCGATCGCCGAATCTTTAGTCGGTATTATTGCACAAGGGCTATGTCGTACGACAGACGGTAAACGAGCCGCTTATCATGATATTTTAATCAATACTGAAACGGTAAAAGATTATATTCTCAGTAACAAATACGAAGAAATTGGAATGTTGATGGCTGAAGGTGAATTTGACGGTATGATTACCATGAATAAATCCCTATTTGAACTTTATCAAGAAGGGCGTATCACTGAAGAAACTGCCTTAGAAAGATCTCCTACCCGTAACGAAATGGCGATGATGTTACGAGGCAGAGTTTAA
- the dnaG gene encoding DNA primase, protein MKNISLHPDTIAEVKEKVDLVEVVSDYVVMQKKGRDFVGLCPFHDEKSPSFTVSQNKQLYYCFGCGAGGGAIKFLMEIGKQSFRDVIFNLAGRYQIPIKTLAVEDQEEIQKQISLRDQLYEILAVATNFYQYSLQQGEGQEALRYLKNQRNLSPENIEKFKLGYAPEGWQTLYHYLVEIKHYSVILVEQTGLIKKKSKGEGYIDYFRDRLMIPIQDINGKIIAFGARSLDGSEPKYLNSPETNLFSKSKTLFALNFAQKNIIKQDKAIIVEGYFDAITLHNYGIDNVVAVLGTALTEHHIKQLSRYTESKEIIVNFDADKAGLKATQRAIKEVENLVYSGQLKLKILTIPNGKDADEFLQSSEDSGDKYQELINKSPLWLDWQIEQIINNKNLQNSADYELAFQSLVKLLNKITNNATKDYYLSSCAEILSTKRSQYLGLNSQDFKKIHQSLQFALKQNSYNSYYKKKNYKNIDKSIQNNQVEQSEFLLLLIYLHCPDYRQIIINQLDEKDLVFSLVSHRFLWQKIHQVSLSLNTNNDHNYLLNTVQENMVNNPDMAKKLSNFFNLNENQKQFLFQPEHYIQAAIACLETVKLEKYKQYCQQKITELTQEKDLTKMTYYYQEIIATEAELVTQKSLRMD, encoded by the coding sequence GTGAAAAATATTAGTCTCCATCCTGATACGATCGCTGAAGTTAAAGAAAAAGTTGATTTAGTAGAAGTGGTTTCTGATTACGTCGTGATGCAAAAAAAAGGACGAGATTTTGTTGGTTTATGTCCATTTCACGACGAAAAAAGTCCTAGTTTCACCGTAAGCCAAAACAAGCAATTATACTACTGCTTTGGTTGTGGTGCTGGCGGTGGTGCAATTAAATTTTTGATGGAAATTGGTAAACAGTCTTTTCGAGATGTGATTTTTAATTTAGCGGGGCGTTATCAAATACCAATTAAAACTTTAGCCGTTGAAGATCAAGAAGAAATACAAAAACAAATTTCATTGAGAGATCAACTATATGAAATTTTAGCCGTAGCTACTAATTTTTATCAATATAGTTTACAACAAGGAGAAGGACAAGAAGCCCTACGATATCTTAAAAATCAACGTAATTTATCACCAGAAAATATCGAAAAATTTAAGCTGGGTTATGCACCTGAAGGATGGCAAACTTTATATCATTATTTAGTAGAAATTAAACACTATTCAGTTATCTTAGTTGAACAAACTGGATTAATTAAAAAAAAATCAAAAGGAGAAGGTTATATTGACTATTTTCGTGATCGTTTAATGATTCCTATTCAAGATATTAATGGAAAAATAATCGCTTTTGGTGCAAGAAGTTTAGATGGTAGTGAACCTAAATATTTAAACTCTCCTGAAACTAACTTATTTTCTAAAAGTAAAACTTTATTTGCCCTAAATTTTGCTCAAAAAAATATTATTAAACAAGATAAAGCAATTATCGTTGAAGGTTATTTTGATGCCATTACTCTTCATAATTATGGAATAGATAATGTAGTTGCCGTTTTGGGTACAGCATTAACTGAACATCATATAAAACAACTTTCTCGTTATACAGAATCAAAAGAAATTATTGTTAATTTCGATGCAGATAAAGCAGGTTTAAAAGCAACTCAAAGAGCAATAAAAGAGGTAGAAAATTTAGTTTATAGTGGACAATTAAAACTAAAAATTTTAACTATTCCTAATGGTAAAGATGCCGATGAATTTTTACAATCTAGTGAAGATTCTGGCGATAAATATCAAGAATTAATTAATAAATCACCATTATGGTTAGACTGGCAAATTGAGCAAATTATTAACAACAAAAACTTACAAAATAGTGCAGATTATGAATTAGCTTTTCAATCTTTAGTTAAGTTATTAAATAAAATTACGAATAATGCCACTAAAGATTATTATTTATCATCTTGTGCCGAAATTTTAAGTACTAAAAGAAGTCAATATTTAGGACTGAATAGTCAAGATTTTAAAAAAATTCATCAGAGTTTACAGTTTGCTCTTAAACAGAATAGTTATAATTCTTATTACAAGAAAAAAAACTATAAAAATATTGATAAATCTATTCAAAATAATCAAGTAGAACAATCAGAGTTTTTATTATTATTAATTTATCTTCATTGTCCTGATTATAGGCAAATAATTATTAATCAATTAGATGAAAAAGATTTAGTATTTAGCTTAGTTTCCCATCGTTTTTTGTGGCAAAAAATACATCAAGTTTCTTTGAGTTTAAACACGAATAATGATCATAATTATTTATTAAATACTGTACAAGAAAATATGGTTAATAATCCAGATATGGCAAAAAAATTAAGTAACTTTTTTAATCTTAATGAAAATCAAAAACAATTTTTATTTCAGCCCGAACATTATATTCAAGCTGCCATTGCCTGTTTAGAAACTGTTAAACTTGAAAAATATAAACAATATTGTCAACAAAAAATAACAGAATTAACTCAAGAAAAAGATTTAACTAAAATGACCTATTATTATCAAGAAATTATTGCTACCGAAGCAGAATTGGTAACACAAAAATCTCTAAGAATGGATTAA
- a CDS encoding Uma2 family endonuclease, producing the protein MRCTFGGKSIVPDIVVLTYDHIPKEENGGITNIVSIMPDWMIEIVSPR; encoded by the coding sequence TTGAGATGTACTTTCGGTGGTAAATCCATTGTACCTGATATAGTAGTTTTGACTTATGATCATATTCCTAAAGAAGAAAATGGCGGTATTACTAACATAGTTTCTATTATGCCTGATTGGATGATTGAAATTGTTTCCCCCCGATGA
- a CDS encoding DUF445 domain-containing protein → MPLEFYNWWQIALPPIAGSVIGYFTNDLAIKMLFRPYKPLFLFQKQLPFTPGLIPRNQERLAKRVSDTIMNSLLTPEELQKLAKRLLQTERVEGAILWLLQLTLKQIKEDKEQKSAKILADILRDLFGDALPKLLKVLARKDDFLSTQIDQIFDRVLLEFKLTEAQARQLSDWLLQVIFAPDLLRQALVNFLTDRNINVIDEGFKEKTSGTYWVVANLFGLKNALNRLRTFCLDEKEMANLRIKELLLSLEIRNRLKEFFLSFSLQNLPVATVKQLRQTTNKAVRDYIQEKGADFLHEFGLSIDWDKVSILIINRLQASIVVNTSLSLISEELALILERYLEEDLEKIVAQAIPILSIDQVIIERVKATTPEHLEEATQSIVQSELQAIVNLGGILGLIIGLLQSAILLIS, encoded by the coding sequence ATGCCGTTGGAATTTTATAATTGGTGGCAAATCGCACTTCCTCCTATAGCTGGTTCAGTTATAGGATATTTTACTAATGATTTAGCAATAAAAATGCTATTTCGTCCTTATAAACCTTTATTTTTATTTCAAAAACAATTACCTTTTACACCTGGTTTAATTCCCAGAAATCAAGAAAGATTAGCCAAAAGAGTTTCTGATACTATTATGAACTCTTTATTAACTCCTGAAGAATTACAAAAATTAGCTAAAAGATTATTACAAACTGAGCGAGTTGAAGGGGCAATTTTATGGTTATTACAGTTAACATTAAAGCAAATCAAAGAAGATAAAGAACAAAAGTCAGCAAAAATATTAGCTGATATTTTAAGAGATTTATTTGGTGATGCTTTACCAAAGTTATTAAAAGTTTTAGCCAGAAAAGATGACTTTTTATCTACTCAAATTGATCAAATTTTTGACCGTGTTTTATTAGAGTTTAAATTAACGGAAGCACAAGCTAGACAATTATCAGATTGGTTATTACAAGTTATTTTTGCACCAGATTTATTACGTCAAGCGTTGGTTAATTTTTTAACAGATAGAAATATTAATGTTATCGATGAGGGTTTCAAGGAAAAAACTAGCGGCACTTATTGGGTTGTCGCAAATTTATTTGGATTAAAAAATGCTTTAAATCGTTTGCGCACTTTCTGTTTAGACGAAAAAGAAATGGCTAACTTACGCATTAAAGAGTTACTTTTATCTCTGGAAATTAGAAATAGATTAAAAGAATTTTTTTTAAGTTTTTCTTTACAAAATTTACCCGTAGCTACTGTTAAACAATTAAGGCAAACAACTAATAAAGCCGTCAGAGATTATATTCAAGAAAAAGGTGCAGATTTTTTACATGAATTTGGTTTATCTATTGATTGGGATAAAGTATCAATTTTAATTATTAATCGTTTACAAGCATCAATAGTAGTAAATACTTCTTTAAGTTTAATTAGTGAAGAATTAGCTTTAATTTTAGAGCGTTATTTAGAAGAAGATTTAGAAAAAATTGTTGCTCAAGCTATTCCTATTTTATCTATTGATCAGGTTATTATTGAAAGAGTAAAAGCAACAACTCCTGAACATTTAGAAGAAGCGACTCAAAGTATTGTTCAAAGTGAATTACAAGCTATAGTTAATTTAGGTGGAATTTTGGGTTTAATTATTGGTTTATTACAAAGTGCTATATTATTAATAAGTTAG
- a CDS encoding RNA-guided endonuclease TnpB family protein, giving the protein MFKTQKNQIRGLSQTEYLALQELCRLSKNLYNVGLYSVRQFFFAEKAFLRYESNYHQCKTNENYQLLNTDIAQQTLKVVDRSFRSFFNLIKKAKSGNYQFNQISLPRYLKKDGYFSLIIPRIKVKDGFFKVPTSREFKAKYGEVKLPFPDRLVDKSLKEVRIHPKYNCQFFEVEFITEEELQIVEFKSDNALCIDLGLNNLATCVSTNGASFIIDGHKLKSYNHWYNKSNAKLQSIKDKQGTKGVTKRQGRLLLKRNNQIRDYLSKTARYIIENCLRLDIGTLIVGTNKGWKQDINIGKRNNQNFVQIPFYSLKEKLKSLCETYGIQYIEQEESYTSKASALDNDPIPNYNPDNTAKYTFSGKRVKRGLYESKDGIRVNADANGAWNIGRKSNHEGFSQVCKGLLTSPLRISDLNVSLS; this is encoded by the coding sequence ATGTTTAAAACTCAAAAAAATCAAATTAGAGGACTGTCTCAAACAGAGTATTTAGCTTTACAAGAACTTTGTAGATTGTCAAAAAACCTCTACAATGTAGGGCTATACTCTGTTAGGCAGTTCTTTTTTGCTGAGAAAGCATTTCTTCGCTACGAATCGAATTACCATCAATGTAAAACTAATGAAAATTATCAATTATTAAATACTGATATTGCTCAACAAACTTTAAAAGTTGTAGATAGAAGTTTCCGTTCGTTTTTTAATTTAATTAAAAAGGCTAAGTCTGGAAATTACCAATTCAATCAAATATCTCTGCCACGCTACCTTAAAAAAGATGGCTATTTTAGCTTAATTATCCCTAGAATTAAAGTTAAAGATGGATTTTTTAAAGTACCTACGTCTAGGGAGTTTAAGGCTAAATATGGTGAAGTTAAATTACCTTTCCCTGACAGATTAGTTGATAAAAGTTTAAAAGAAGTACGAATACATCCTAAATATAATTGCCAGTTTTTTGAGGTAGAATTTATTACTGAGGAAGAACTACAAATTGTTGAGTTTAAGTCTGACAATGCCTTATGTATAGATCTGGGACTTAATAATTTAGCAACTTGTGTAAGTACCAATGGGGCATCGTTTATTATCGATGGTCACAAATTAAAAAGTTATAACCACTGGTACAATAAATCAAACGCTAAGTTACAATCAATCAAGGACAAACAAGGTACTAAAGGAGTAACTAAAAGACAAGGACGATTATTATTAAAAAGGAATAATCAAATTCGAGATTATCTAAGCAAAACAGCTAGATATATTATTGAAAATTGTCTCAGGTTAGATATTGGCACTCTAATAGTAGGGACGAACAAAGGTTGGAAACAAGATATTAACATTGGAAAAAGGAATAATCAGAATTTTGTTCAAATACCTTTTTATTCGTTAAAAGAGAAGTTAAAATCTTTATGTGAAACTTATGGAATTCAGTACATAGAGCAGGAAGAATCTTATACCAGTAAAGCAAGTGCTTTAGACAATGACCCTATTCCTAACTATAATCCTGATAACACGGCTAAATATACCTTTAGTGGTAAACGAGTAAAAAGGGGATTGTATGAATCGAAGGATGGTATCAGGGTTAATGCCGATGCTAATGGGGCATGGAATATAGGACGTAAAAGTAACCATGAGGGATTTTCCCAAGTGTGTAAGGGGCTTTTGACTAGCCCTTTAAGAATAAGTGACTTGAATGTAAGTTTAAGTTAA
- a CDS encoding leucine-rich repeat domain-containing protein, which translates to MFFLKSSLIFSFALTTTIYSSAIAQTSSKIISFSDWCRQEESLPTATQKTINVIIKTLKVENCQQAAEIVPKIFTINISSQGVSDLRPFTSFVNLTELTLYDNEISDITPLNSLTNLKKLIIGHNQITDITPLKSLTNLEKLYLSDNQINDIEPLSSLTNLKTLYINQNNISDLKPIENLTNLEQLYAKENRIQDLKPIKDLTNLKELYLDNNKIFDLTPLTKLKNLEELSLNNNNITNSNVESLFNLDNLQQLYIHNNPVSRQFCPNNKQALCFIGNR; encoded by the coding sequence ATGTTTTTCTTAAAATCTAGTTTAATATTTAGTTTCGCACTAACTACTACTATTTATTCATCAGCAATAGCTCAAACTAGTTCAAAAATAATCAGTTTTAGTGATTGGTGTCGTCAAGAAGAATCTTTACCAACGGCTACTCAAAAGACTATTAATGTTATTATCAAGACTTTAAAAGTAGAAAATTGTCAACAGGCGGCGGAAATTGTGCCCAAAATTTTCACTATTAATATTAGCAGTCAAGGTGTTTCTGATTTACGCCCTTTTACGAGTTTTGTCAATTTAACCGAGTTAACTTTATATGATAATGAAATTAGTGATATTACTCCTTTAAACTCTTTAACTAATTTAAAAAAATTAATTATTGGTCATAATCAAATAACAGATATTACCCCACTAAAATCTTTAACTAATTTAGAAAAACTTTATCTGAGTGATAACCAAATCAATGATATTGAGCCTTTATCTTCACTCACTAATTTAAAAACTTTATATATAAATCAAAATAATATTAGTGATTTAAAACCGATTGAAAATTTAACTAATTTAGAACAATTATATGCGAAAGAAAATCGGATTCAGGATTTAAAGCCGATAAAAGATTTAACCAACTTAAAAGAGTTATATTTGGATAACAATAAAATTTTTGACTTGACTCCTTTAACTAAACTTAAAAACTTAGAAGAATTATCTCTTAATAATAATAATATTACTAATTCTAATGTAGAATCTTTATTTAATTTAGATAATTTACAACAACTGTATATTCATAACAATCCTGTATCTCGTCAATTTTGTCCAAATAATAAACAAGCCCTTTGTTTTATTGGTAATAGATAA
- a CDS encoding alpha/beta fold hydrolase, whose translation MNIQENKIKIGSLEWFYREGLPNEDKKKNPVIFLHGLLSQSFSWLEIMPILTEYGYHAIAPDWLGWGLSDKPDKRDFDYTPSSYIKAFTEFIEGLKLDKISLVVQGFLATIGIQYALQYPEKIDKLIILNTPISSSAKLPWQIAQCGVLFLGDMVTQDPLIVDRTLEKGSGFVISDQNLAFYRKPIVTSSLAGRTLVTVVKKLNLKQVTREIETGLQQWQKSCLIIWGKDDPWLEITPVEELVNSNKKLKLITIEEAKHYPQEHFSKEISPMIVNFLGSNN comes from the coding sequence ATGAATATTCAAGAAAATAAAATAAAAATAGGTTCATTAGAATGGTTTTATCGGGAAGGTTTGCCCAATGAAGATAAGAAAAAAAACCCCGTCATTTTTCTTCATGGCTTACTTTCTCAAAGTTTTTCTTGGTTAGAAATTATGCCTATTTTAACAGAATATGGTTATCATGCTATAGCCCCTGATTGGTTAGGTTGGGGGTTATCAGATAAACCAGATAAAAGAGATTTTGACTATACTCCTTCTAGTTATATCAAAGCATTTACAGAATTTATAGAAGGTTTAAAATTAGACAAAATTTCTTTAGTAGTGCAAGGTTTTTTGGCAACGATTGGAATTCAATATGCTTTGCAATATCCTGAAAAAATTGATAAATTAATTATTTTAAATACCCCTATTTCTTCCTCTGCAAAACTACCTTGGCAAATTGCACAATGTGGAGTTCTTTTTTTAGGTGATATGGTGACACAAGATCCCTTAATTGTTGATCGAACTTTAGAAAAAGGGTCAGGTTTTGTCATTTCTGATCAAAATTTAGCTTTTTATCGTAAACCAATTGTTACCTCCTCTTTAGCTGGTAGAACATTAGTTACAGTGGTAAAAAAATTAAACTTAAAGCAAGTAACAAGGGAGATTGAAACGGGTTTACAACAATGGCAAAAATCTTGTTTAATTATCTGGGGAAAAGATGATCCTTGGCTAGAAATTACCCCAGTAGAAGAATTAGTTAATAGCAATAAAAAACTTAAATTAATTACTATTGAAGAAGCAAAACATTATCCTCAAGAACATTTTTCTAAGGAAATTTCACCTATGATAGTTAATTTTTTAGGTAGTAATAATTAA
- a CDS encoding D-alanine--D-alanine ligase family protein — protein sequence MGKVKVGLLFGGKSGEHEVSIKSAQAITKGLSVGENAEKYEVIPIYIQLSGVWLGGETAKNVLKTGISFHDDNNSSPQWQFPDECNQVQVWFPVLHGPNGEDGTVQGLLTLMQVPFVGLGVLGSAVGMDKIAMKNAFAQVGLSQVTYLAVTRDEIFSGACGFSKLCDGIDTTLGYPCFVKPANLGSSVGITKVRTRSELEKALDEAASLDRRVIVEAGVKAREVECAVLGNDNPKASVIGEITYDADFYDYETKYTDGRANLIIPADIPPHIATKIQEMSIKAFQALDGRGLSRVDFFYIPETEEILINEINTLPGFTALSMYPQLWEASGVSFPDLVDKLVTLAMNN from the coding sequence ATGGGTAAAGTTAAAGTAGGTTTATTATTCGGTGGAAAGTCAGGAGAGCATGAAGTTTCTATAAAATCAGCACAAGCGATCACCAAAGGGTTATCCGTGGGAGAAAATGCTGAAAAATACGAAGTTATCCCTATTTATATTCAACTTTCGGGAGTATGGTTAGGGGGTGAAACGGCTAAGAATGTTTTAAAAACAGGTATCTCTTTCCATGATGATAATAATTCTAGTCCTCAATGGCAATTTCCTGATGAATGCAATCAGGTTCAAGTTTGGTTTCCCGTATTACATGGACCAAATGGTGAAGATGGCACAGTACAAGGGTTATTAACTTTAATGCAAGTCCCTTTTGTAGGCTTAGGTGTTCTTGGTTCGGCGGTAGGTATGGATAAAATTGCCATGAAAAATGCTTTTGCTCAAGTTGGCTTATCTCAAGTAACCTATTTAGCCGTTACCCGTGATGAGATTTTTAGTGGTGCTTGTGGTTTTTCAAAATTATGCGATGGCATTGATACAACATTGGGTTATCCTTGTTTTGTGAAACCTGCTAACTTAGGTTCATCGGTAGGAATTACGAAAGTAAGAACAAGAAGTGAACTAGAAAAAGCCTTAGATGAAGCGGCTAGTCTTGATCGTCGTGTGATTGTGGAAGCAGGAGTTAAAGCGAGGGAAGTAGAATGTGCAGTGTTAGGTAACGATAATCCCAAAGCATCTGTTATTGGTGAAATTACTTATGATGCAGATTTTTATGATTATGAGACTAAATATACTGATGGTAGAGCAAATTTAATCATTCCTGCGGATATTCCACCTCATATTGCTACCAAAATTCAGGAAATGTCAATCAAAGCCTTTCAAGCTCTTGATGGTAGAGGTTTATCAAGGGTAGATTTCTTTTATATTCCTGAGACGGAAGAAATTTTAATTAATGAAATTAATACTTTACCCGGTTTTACTGCTTTAAGTATGTATCCACAATTATGGGAGGCTTCGGGAGTTAGTTTTCCTGATCTAGTTGATAAATTAGTGACTTTAGCAATGAATAATTGA
- the cobQ gene encoding cobyric acid synthase CobQ, with translation MKAIMVVGTTSHAGKSSLVTALCRLLWRKGWLVTPFKGQNMALNAYVTPTGGEIGYAQALQAWGAKTTPRVEMNPILLKPQGNMTSQVIMKGEAVGVTNAKEYYQDYFDRGWKAITESLDILAQEFDLIVCEGAGSPAEINLKHRDLTNMRVAKHLNASTILIADIERGGVFAHIVGTLALLDPDEQSLIKGIVINKFRGDQSILDPGIKWLEEYTKIPVLGVIPWFESALPSEDSLGLLDQPSKKKNHELKINIIKLPHISNFTDFDPLEAENSVLIEYIEPHQTLGYPDAVIIPGTKTTIPDLKILEETGMMSQIKEYADSGGTIIGICGGFQMLGHQILDPEHLEGYDPVCQGLDLLPIKTTLKPEKITRQREVAANYPQKALPVDGYEIHQGYTELIPALSKQRKIRYFSLFDDDTLGLVNEIQSIWGCYLHGIFDNGAWRRAWLNNLRQKRGLSSLPTGINNYRQQREELLDSLTDLIEQHLNLDPIMKD, from the coding sequence ATGAAAGCAATAATGGTAGTGGGAACTACATCCCATGCAGGTAAATCATCTCTTGTTACAGCTTTATGTCGCTTATTATGGCGTAAAGGTTGGTTAGTTACACCCTTCAAAGGGCAAAATATGGCATTAAATGCCTATGTAACCCCAACAGGAGGTGAAATTGGTTATGCTCAAGCACTACAAGCCTGGGGAGCAAAAACCACACCTAGGGTAGAAATGAATCCCATTTTACTTAAGCCTCAAGGTAACATGACATCTCAAGTAATTATGAAAGGAGAAGCTGTGGGAGTTACTAATGCTAAAGAATACTATCAAGATTATTTTGATAGAGGTTGGAAAGCGATTACAGAAAGTTTAGATATCTTAGCCCAAGAATTTGACTTAATCGTTTGTGAAGGTGCAGGTAGTCCAGCAGAAATTAATCTTAAACACCGTGATTTAACGAATATGCGAGTAGCAAAACATCTCAATGCGTCAACTATTCTCATTGCCGATATTGAAAGAGGTGGGGTTTTTGCTCATATAGTCGGAACTTTAGCATTATTAGATCCCGATGAACAATCATTAATTAAAGGCATCGTTATCAATAAATTTAGGGGAGATCAAAGTATTCTAGATCCAGGTATAAAATGGTTAGAAGAATATACCAAAATTCCTGTATTAGGTGTGATTCCTTGGTTTGAATCTGCTTTACCCTCAGAAGATTCTCTCGGATTACTTGATCAACCTAGCAAAAAGAAAAATCATGAGTTGAAAATTAATATTATCAAATTACCTCATATTTCTAATTTTACTGACTTTGATCCCCTAGAAGCGGAAAATAGTGTTTTAATTGAATATATCGAACCTCATCAAACCCTTGGTTATCCTGATGCTGTTATCATCCCCGGCACAAAAACCACCATCCCAGATTTAAAAATTCTCGAAGAAACAGGCATGATGTCACAAATAAAAGAATATGCTGACTCTGGAGGTACTATTATAGGTATTTGTGGTGGATTTCAAATGTTAGGACATCAAATATTAGATCCTGAACATCTTGAAGGATATGATCCCGTTTGTCAAGGATTAGACTTATTACCCATAAAAACCACTTTAAAACCTGAAAAAATCACTCGTCAAAGAGAAGTTGCCGCTAACTATCCTCAAAAAGCTCTTCCTGTAGATGGTTATGAAATTCATCAAGGCTATACCGAATTAATTCCAGCTTTAAGCAAACAAAGAAAAATCCGCTATTTTTCACTATTTGATGATGATACCCTTGGCTTAGTCAATGAAATACAATCTATCTGGGGTTGTTATCTTCATGGCATTTTTGATAATGGTGCATGGCGCAGAGCATGGTTAAATAATTTAAGACAAAAGCGAGGTTTATCATCATTACCCACTGGTATCAATAATTATCGCCAACAAAGAGAAGAATTACTCGATTCTCTGACAGATTTAATAGAGCAACATCTAAACTTAGATCCCATTATGAAGGATTAG